The proteins below are encoded in one region of uncultured Eubacteriales bacterium:
- the yufO gene encoding Uncharacterized ABC transporter ATP-binding protein YufO → MEQPYAIEMLKITKRFPGIIANDNITLQVRKGEIHALLGENGAGKSTLMSVLFGLYQPEEGIIKKDGQEVSIKNPNDANALGIGMVHQHFKLVEVFTVLDNIIMGVEPTKGPFLQKDEARRKVVALSEKYGLKVDPDAMVEDISVGMQQRTEILKMLYRDNEILIFDEPTAVLTPQEIEELMEIMRGLKAEGKSVLFITHKLNEIMAVADRCTVLRKGKYMGTVDVAGTTKEELSRMMVGRDVDFIVHKDPAKPSDVVLDVEGLTVASKVHKNNAVKNVSFQCRAGEIVCIAGIDGNGQSELVYGLTGIDSVEGGKITLRGQDITKAPIRKRSVSGMSHIPEDRHKYGLVLDYTLEDNMVLQRYFEPQFVQAGFLKRKAIRDYAEKLIGQYDVRSGQGPATPARSMSGGNQQKAIVAREIDKDPELLIAVQPTRGLDVGAIEYIHSQIVAQRDAGKAVLLVSLELDEVMALSDRILVMYEGEIVGELDPKTTTVEELGLYMAGAKREEK, encoded by the coding sequence TTGGAACAACCATACGCTATTGAAATGCTGAAGATCACCAAGCGGTTTCCGGGCATCATTGCCAACGACAACATCACGCTGCAGGTGAGAAAAGGGGAAATCCATGCGCTGCTGGGCGAAAACGGCGCGGGCAAGTCTACCCTGATGAGCGTCCTGTTCGGCCTTTATCAGCCGGAGGAGGGCATCATTAAGAAGGACGGGCAGGAGGTCTCCATCAAGAACCCGAACGACGCCAACGCTCTGGGCATCGGCATGGTACACCAGCACTTCAAGCTGGTGGAGGTCTTTACGGTCCTCGACAACATCATTATGGGCGTGGAGCCCACTAAAGGCCCATTCCTCCAGAAGGACGAGGCCCGGCGGAAGGTCGTTGCCCTCAGTGAGAAGTACGGCCTGAAGGTGGATCCGGACGCTATGGTGGAGGATATTTCGGTCGGCATGCAGCAGCGCACTGAGATTTTGAAGATGCTCTACCGCGACAATGAGATACTGATTTTTGACGAGCCCACGGCGGTGCTTACCCCTCAGGAGATCGAAGAGCTCATGGAGATTATGCGCGGCCTCAAAGCAGAGGGCAAGAGTGTCCTCTTCATCACCCACAAGCTCAACGAGATCATGGCTGTGGCCGACCGGTGCACTGTGCTGCGTAAGGGCAAGTACATGGGCACTGTCGACGTGGCAGGCACCACCAAGGAGGAGCTCTCCCGCATGATGGTGGGCCGTGATGTGGACTTTATCGTCCACAAGGATCCCGCCAAGCCCAGCGACGTGGTCTTGGACGTGGAGGGCCTCACCGTGGCCTCCAAGGTACATAAGAACAATGCCGTCAAGAACGTGTCCTTCCAGTGCCGCGCGGGCGAGATCGTCTGCATCGCTGGCATCGACGGGAACGGCCAGTCCGAGCTGGTTTACGGTCTTACGGGCATCGACTCTGTCGAGGGCGGCAAGATCACCCTGAGGGGTCAGGATATCACCAAGGCACCCATCCGCAAGCGCTCGGTCTCAGGCATGAGCCATATCCCAGAGGACCGGCACAAATACGGCCTCGTCCTTGACTACACATTGGAGGACAACATGGTCCTTCAGCGCTATTTCGAGCCCCAGTTCGTTCAGGCCGGGTTTCTCAAGCGCAAGGCCATCCGCGACTATGCCGAGAAATTGATCGGGCAGTACGATGTACGCTCCGGCCAGGGCCCCGCCACTCCGGCGCGCAGCATGTCCGGCGGCAACCAGCAGAAGGCCATCGTGGCCCGTGAGATCGACAAGGACCCTGAACTCCTCATCGCCGTCCAGCCCACCCGCGGCCTGGACGTCGGCGCCATCGAGTACATCCACAGCCAGATCGTGGCTCAGCGCGACGCTGGTAAGGCGGTGCTGCTGGTGAGCCTGGAGCTGGACGAGGTCATGGCCCTCTCCGACCGCATCCTTGTTATGTACGAGGGCGAGATCGTGGGTGAGCTGGACCCCAAGACCACTACGGTGGAAGAGCTGGGCCTCTATATGGCCGGCGCCAAGAGGGAGGAGAAATAA
- a CDS encoding Basic membrane protein: MNKSRKILALVLSLALVFALAACGSTGGQGSSSPSPSASTTPSASATPSESTPATDMKVAMITDYGDITDQSFNQTTYEACKAYSGDKIPFSYYKPAGDSTAERVAMVDKAVADGYNVIVMPGYAFGETITQTADVYPDVTFIALDVGAGDLGDYTLPSNVYCAVYQEELCGYMAGYAAVKLGYTHVGFLGGMAVPAVVRYGYGFVQGADAAAAETGKPVTVEYVYGNQFFGDADITAYMDNWYQSLGVQAVFACGGGIYTSAAEAAAKVEGAKVIGVDVDQSGIIDGAYGEGMTITSAMKGLAATVHTMLGEVEAGNFAKFGGKIDTLGLVSTNPEENYVQIPMDTTQFGDGFTQDDYKTLVGKLFDGSITVSNDITVEPAANAKTATVNAYGNIK; encoded by the coding sequence ATGAACAAGTCCCGTAAAATCCTTGCTCTGGTGCTGTCCCTCGCGCTGGTCTTCGCTCTGGCAGCTTGCGGTTCCACCGGCGGTCAGGGCAGCAGCTCCCCCAGTCCCTCCGCCTCCACCACCCCCAGCGCTTCCGCCACTCCCAGCGAGAGTACTCCCGCCACTGATATGAAGGTGGCCATGATCACCGACTACGGCGATATCACTGACCAGTCCTTCAACCAGACCACTTATGAGGCCTGCAAGGCCTACAGCGGCGACAAGATTCCTTTCAGCTACTACAAGCCCGCCGGTGACTCCACCGCCGAGCGTGTCGCCATGGTCGACAAGGCCGTTGCCGATGGCTACAACGTCATCGTGATGCCCGGCTACGCCTTCGGCGAGACCATTACCCAGACCGCCGATGTGTATCCCGATGTGACCTTTATTGCTCTGGACGTGGGCGCTGGCGACCTCGGCGACTACACCCTGCCCTCGAACGTTTACTGCGCTGTGTATCAGGAAGAGCTCTGCGGCTACATGGCCGGCTACGCCGCCGTGAAGCTGGGCTACACCCACGTGGGCTTCCTGGGCGGCATGGCCGTCCCCGCTGTCGTCCGCTATGGCTACGGCTTCGTGCAGGGTGCTGACGCCGCCGCCGCCGAGACCGGCAAGCCTGTGACCGTCGAGTACGTCTATGGCAACCAGTTCTTCGGCGACGCCGATATCACCGCTTACATGGACAACTGGTATCAGTCTCTGGGCGTGCAGGCCGTGTTCGCCTGCGGCGGCGGCATCTACACCTCTGCTGCCGAGGCCGCTGCCAAGGTCGAGGGCGCCAAGGTCATCGGTGTCGACGTCGACCAGTCCGGCATCATCGACGGCGCTTATGGCGAGGGCATGACCATCACCTCCGCCATGAAGGGCCTGGCCGCCACCGTCCACACCATGCTCGGTGAGGTCGAGGCCGGCAACTTCGCCAAGTTTGGCGGCAAGATCGACACCCTGGGTCTCGTGTCCACCAACCCCGAGGAGAACTATGTCCAGATCCCCATGGACACCACTCAGTTTGGCGATGGGTTCACTCAGGACGACTATAAGACCCTGGTGGGCAAGCTGTTCGACGGCTCCATCACCGTCTCCAACGACATCACCGTGGAGCCCGCCGCCAACGCCAAGACCGCCACTGTCAACGCCTACGGTAACATTAAGTAA
- a CDS encoding hypothetical protein (Evidence 5 : No homology to any previously reported sequences): MKRAMLYTKKFCFLNKNPSFFLGTVAGMSYNKNSLAKRCRRGAKITKGEESRLGTTIRY; encoded by the coding sequence ATGAAAAGGGCTATGCTCTATACAAAAAAATTTTGCTTTCTCAATAAAAATCCGTCATTTTTCCTTGGAACTGTCGCCGGGATGTCGTATAATAAGAACAGTTTAGCAAAACGCTGCCGGCGCGGCGCAAAGATTACCAAGGGGGAGGAGAGTCGGCTTGGAACAACCATACGCTATTGA
- the deoC gene encoding Deoxyribose-phosphate aldolase has product MEEKTYTPAQLAGHIDHTLLKPEATVDDVKRICKEAIEHRFASVCVNPSYIKLVADELRGSGVTPCCVAGFPFGTHTPEAKAAETAQAVADGAGEVDMVINVGAIKSGDWALVERDIASVVAAAESARVKVILETCLLTDEEKVKACEVSKKAGAAFVKTSTGYSTGGATVHDVALMRATVGPDVGVKASGGVRTYEDAVAMLGAGANRLGASAGVKIIAGLSADTPAGGY; this is encoded by the coding sequence ATGGAAGAGAAAACATACACCCCCGCCCAACTGGCTGGGCACATCGACCACACCCTCTTAAAGCCCGAGGCCACCGTGGATGATGTAAAGAGAATCTGTAAGGAAGCCATTGAGCACCGCTTCGCCAGCGTGTGCGTCAACCCCTCTTACATCAAGCTGGTGGCGGACGAGCTGCGGGGCAGCGGCGTAACGCCCTGCTGCGTAGCAGGCTTCCCCTTCGGGACCCATACCCCGGAGGCCAAGGCCGCCGAGACCGCCCAGGCCGTGGCCGATGGCGCGGGCGAGGTGGACATGGTCATCAACGTGGGGGCCATCAAGTCCGGCGACTGGGCTCTGGTGGAGCGGGACATCGCCTCCGTGGTGGCAGCCGCGGAGAGCGCCAGGGTTAAGGTGATTCTGGAGACCTGCCTTCTCACCGACGAGGAGAAGGTCAAGGCCTGTGAGGTCAGCAAGAAGGCGGGCGCCGCCTTTGTCAAGACCTCCACCGGGTACTCCACCGGCGGGGCCACCGTCCATGACGTGGCTCTGATGCGCGCCACTGTGGGCCCTGACGTGGGGGTGAAGGCCTCCGGCGGCGTACGGACCTACGAGGATGCGGTGGCCATGCTGGGTGCGGGGGCCAACCGCCTGGGGGCCAGCGCGGGCGTCAAGATCATCGCCGGGCTCTCCGCCGACACGCCCGCCGGAGGGTATTGA
- a CDS encoding Branched-chain amino acid ABC transporter, permease protein: MKPEKNARTLLKSKGVQSLVASLLCILLGLLIGYIVLLIINPAGAGKAILTIVQNFWTYPSVPAQLKYLGNTLVKTAPLVMCSLSILFAYKVGLFNIGAAGQYVVGAGASLFCALAFGMPWYICILAAIAAGALLGGISGLLKAYCNVNEVISCIMLNWISLYGVNMLLSNVKEVASPYTLTLSSTNKSAIIPSMGLDTLFTKNQYVTIAIPIAAIMAILVWVVLNKTKFGYELKATGYNRFAARYCGMKEKRNIILTMAIAGGLAGMGAALFFLTGFEQWQCTQSSVPAMGFNGIAAAFLGGLNPIGAIFSSYFIQHITNGGSYVDKTMYSAQISDLISALIIYLCGFVLFFKNFMDMRAARKEERARETAKAQETKDGKGGEQV; encoded by the coding sequence ATGAAACCGGAAAAAAACGCTCGTACCCTCTTGAAGAGCAAGGGCGTCCAATCCCTGGTGGCCTCACTTTTGTGTATCCTCCTGGGCCTTCTCATCGGCTATATTGTGCTTTTGATCATCAACCCCGCCGGCGCGGGTAAAGCGATCCTCACCATCGTCCAGAACTTCTGGACCTACCCAAGTGTCCCCGCCCAGCTTAAATATCTGGGCAACACCCTGGTGAAGACCGCGCCGCTGGTCATGTGCAGCCTATCCATACTGTTTGCCTATAAGGTCGGTCTCTTCAATATCGGAGCCGCCGGGCAGTACGTGGTAGGCGCGGGCGCAAGCCTCTTCTGTGCTCTGGCCTTCGGGATGCCCTGGTATATCTGCATCCTCGCCGCCATCGCGGCGGGCGCCCTGCTGGGCGGGATTTCCGGCCTGCTCAAGGCCTACTGCAACGTGAACGAGGTCATCTCCTGCATCATGCTCAACTGGATCAGCCTTTACGGCGTGAACATGCTCCTGAGCAACGTTAAAGAGGTCGCCAGCCCCTATACCCTGACGCTCTCCAGCACCAACAAGAGCGCCATTATCCCCAGCATGGGCTTGGATACCCTCTTCACCAAAAACCAGTATGTGACCATCGCCATCCCAATTGCGGCCATCATGGCAATACTCGTTTGGGTGGTGCTGAATAAGACTAAATTCGGCTATGAGCTGAAGGCCACCGGCTACAACAGATTCGCCGCCCGCTACTGCGGCATGAAGGAGAAACGCAACATCATCCTCACCATGGCCATCGCTGGCGGCCTGGCCGGCATGGGTGCGGCGCTCTTCTTCCTGACCGGATTCGAACAGTGGCAATGCACGCAATCCTCGGTCCCCGCAATGGGCTTTAACGGTATCGCTGCGGCCTTCCTGGGCGGCCTGAACCCCATCGGCGCTATCTTCTCCTCTTACTTCATCCAGCATATCACCAACGGCGGCTCATACGTGGATAAGACCATGTACTCCGCGCAGATCTCTGATCTGATCTCCGCCCTCATCATCTACCTCTGCGGTTTCGTCCTCTTCTTTAAAAACTTTATGGATATGCGCGCCGCCCGGAAAGAGGAGAGGGCGCGTGAGACCGCCAAAGCTCAAGAAACGAAGGACGGGAAGGGGGGCGAGCAGGTATGA
- a CDS encoding Porphyrin biosynthesis protein HemD (Includes: Uroporphyrinogen-III C-methyltransferase; Uroporphyrinogen-III synthase) (fragment), giving the protein MTEPVALVGAGPGGAGLLTLAGREAIAHAQVLAYDSLVSPDILALAPEGASRIPVTRRSDPDAVRQEDIVPILAQKAKAGFRVVRLKGGDPFLYGRGYEEKAAMEALDVPVEVIPGLTAALAVPACAGIPVTCGDLSGSVHILSGSPRTGKTLELDYEALVRVGGTLVFLMAMENLEAICAGLLAVGLPPDTPASLVENGALLTQRRVNATAETLPRAAREAAVKEPAVLVLGEVCGL; this is encoded by the coding sequence ATGACGGAGCCTGTCGCCCTTGTGGGGGCGGGCCCCGGCGGGGCGGGCCTGCTGACCCTGGCGGGGCGGGAGGCGATTGCCCACGCCCAGGTGCTGGCCTACGACAGCCTTGTGAGTCCCGACATCCTGGCTCTGGCCCCGGAAGGCGCATCCCGCATTCCGGTGACTCGCCGGAGCGATCCGGACGCGGTGCGGCAGGAGGACATTGTACCCATTTTAGCGCAAAAAGCCAAAGCGGGTTTCCGGGTGGTGCGGCTCAAGGGGGGAGACCCCTTCCTCTACGGCAGGGGATACGAAGAGAAGGCCGCGATGGAGGCGTTGGACGTACCTGTGGAGGTGATTCCCGGCCTTACAGCCGCCCTGGCTGTCCCCGCCTGCGCGGGCATCCCCGTAACCTGTGGGGACCTGTCCGGCTCGGTCCATATTTTAAGCGGCAGCCCTCGCACTGGAAAAACCTTGGAACTCGACTATGAGGCCCTGGTCCGGGTGGGGGGGACCCTGGTCTTCCTCATGGCGATGGAGAATCTGGAGGCTATCTGCGCCGGGCTCCTGGCGGTGGGTCTTCCGCCAGATACCCCCGCGTCTCTGGTGGAAAACGGCGCGCTGCTCACACAGCGCCGAGTGAACGCGACGGCGGAGACCCTGCCCCGCGCTGCCCGGGAGGCTGCGGTGAAAGAGCCTGCGGTATTGGTGCTCGGGGAGGTGTGCGGCCTGTGA
- a CDS encoding conserved exported hypothetical protein (Evidence 4 : Homologs of previously reported genes of unknown function), which produces MIMDKIALVLAIIGGLNWGSIGIFGFDVVAFAFGGSGSAVSRVIYTLVGLSAVWCISLLFRERDTVDEKA; this is translated from the coding sequence ATGATCATGGACAAGATCGCTCTGGTCCTCGCCATCATCGGCGGGCTCAACTGGGGTAGTATCGGGATTTTCGGCTTCGACGTAGTGGCCTTCGCCTTCGGCGGCTCCGGCAGCGCCGTATCACGGGTCATCTACACGCTTGTTGGCCTGTCCGCCGTCTGGTGCATCTCCCTCCTGTTCCGGGAGCGGGATACCGTGGACGAAAAGGCCTAA
- a CDS encoding Branched-chain amino acid ABC transporter, permease protein, whose product MTLLIQYTLIFASVLLLVALGGCFSEHSGVINIGLEGIMVMGALGGALMMKFLPTGTSPFLILVLTILGSVVFGMLYSLLLAVAAVNFKADQTLVGTAMNLLGTAAATVFVKAMNTSASVDNVSSTIQYIAAKKAFLLNISGFEFNWFMLLAVVALVLAYLTLYKTRFGLRLMACGEHPQAADSVGINVYKMRYAGVLISGFLGGLGGIVYITAGVSEWKFENGVAGFGFLALAVMIFGQWKPTRIALAALLFGFFRALGNVYTGFNFLAALNLPSALYNMLPYIISLVVLAFTSKKSRAPKAEGVPYDKGQR is encoded by the coding sequence ATGACGCTGCTGATTCAATACACGCTGATTTTTGCCTCCGTGCTGCTTCTGGTCGCTCTGGGCGGCTGTTTCTCCGAGCACTCCGGCGTCATCAACATTGGCCTTGAGGGCATCATGGTCATGGGGGCTCTGGGTGGGGCGCTGATGATGAAGTTTCTCCCCACAGGCACAAGTCCTTTTCTGATCTTGGTGCTCACTATCCTGGGAAGCGTAGTATTTGGTATGCTCTACTCCCTGCTTTTAGCTGTTGCGGCGGTCAATTTCAAGGCGGACCAGACTCTGGTCGGCACCGCCATGAACCTGTTGGGCACCGCCGCCGCCACTGTGTTTGTCAAGGCGATGAACACTTCGGCCAGCGTAGACAACGTCTCCTCCACCATCCAGTATATCGCCGCCAAGAAAGCCTTTCTTTTAAACATCTCCGGGTTCGAGTTCAACTGGTTCATGCTGCTGGCCGTCGTGGCCCTGGTTCTCGCCTACCTCACGCTTTACAAGACCCGTTTCGGCTTGCGTCTCATGGCTTGCGGCGAGCATCCCCAGGCCGCTGACAGCGTGGGCATCAACGTCTATAAGATGCGCTACGCAGGCGTGCTGATCTCCGGCTTTCTGGGCGGCCTCGGCGGCATCGTCTACATCACCGCCGGCGTCAGCGAGTGGAAGTTTGAAAATGGCGTGGCCGGTTTCGGTTTCTTGGCACTGGCCGTTATGATCTTCGGCCAGTGGAAACCCACGCGCATCGCCCTGGCGGCCCTGCTCTTCGGTTTCTTCCGGGCTCTGGGCAACGTGTATACCGGCTTTAATTTCCTGGCAGCGTTGAACCTGCCCAGCGCATTGTACAATATGCTGCCCTACATCATCTCGCTGGTGGTCCTGGCCTTCACGTCTAAGAAGTCCCGCGCCCCCAAAGCGGAGGGAGTACCCTACGACAAGGGCCAGCGGTAG
- the CDA gene encoding Cytidine deaminase — protein sequence MTDKELVELAFAMLERSYVPYSGFPVGAALECEDGSVYTGCNVENAAYGSCICAERTALVKAVSEGHRDDFRRIAIVGNSADYCWPCGACRQMLYEFAPGLTVLVARGDHEFVTLDLSEDLLPHGFGPKSLTREE from the coding sequence ATGACCGATAAGGAACTGGTAGAGCTGGCTTTTGCCATGCTGGAGCGCTCCTATGTACCCTACTCCGGTTTCCCCGTGGGGGCGGCGCTGGAGTGCGAGGACGGCTCAGTCTATACCGGGTGCAACGTGGAGAACGCGGCTTATGGCTCCTGTATCTGTGCCGAGCGCACCGCACTGGTGAAGGCGGTCAGCGAGGGTCACAGGGATGACTTCAGGCGCATCGCCATCGTGGGCAACTCTGCCGACTACTGCTGGCCCTGCGGCGCGTGCCGCCAGATGCTCTACGAATTTGCCCCCGGCCTCACCGTGTTGGTGGCACGGGGCGACCATGAATTCGTGACGCTGGACCTCTCTGAAGATCTGCTGCCCCACGGTTTCGGGCCCAAGTCGCTGACTCGTGAGGAGTGA